One window of Deltaproteobacteria bacterium genomic DNA carries:
- a CDS encoding aldehyde dehydrogenase family protein, protein MAVPVFDQVLIGGRWVPADGGTYPVVNPATEEPAGQAPAGSVAQAEAAARAARAAFEHGPWRTMSGAERARLLRIAAERFQAEIDGLVELTIAETGAVRGVAEAQQVRAVAARLLRAAELATAPVEQGLPPRETGRALAAGVIVREPVGVVACITPFNFPMTNCAGKIGPALACGNTVVVKPSPVDPLGVAELCRIVDAFLPPGVLNFVNGSGPEIGEALVRSPDVDMISFTGSTAVGRRVKEAAAARMKRTVLELGGKSPNIIFADCDFEGALASAMSVWTFHSGQVCIAGTRVLIEERIYDAFTRRLAAAGPTLRIGDPREPGVVVGPLVSAAQRTRVERFITRGREEGATVACGGRRPSHLTRGYYVEPTLFTGARNDMTIAREEIFGPVITAIPFRDEAEAIALANDSDYGLYGYVWTGDAARGLRVARAVRTGTMQINGSPLNPDAPFGGYKLSGVGRVGGQWALGAYSELKYIGWMT, encoded by the coding sequence ATGGCGGTGCCGGTCTTCGACCAGGTCCTGATCGGCGGCCGCTGGGTGCCGGCCGACGGCGGGACCTACCCGGTCGTCAACCCGGCCACCGAGGAGCCCGCCGGCCAAGCCCCCGCGGGCTCGGTGGCGCAGGCGGAGGCGGCGGCCCGCGCGGCCCGCGCGGCGTTCGAGCACGGTCCGTGGCGGACGATGAGCGGCGCCGAGCGCGCGAGGCTTCTCCGGATCGCGGCCGAGCGCTTCCAGGCCGAGATCGACGGCCTCGTCGAGCTGACGATCGCCGAGACGGGCGCGGTGCGCGGCGTCGCCGAGGCGCAGCAGGTGCGCGCCGTCGCCGCCCGCCTCCTCCGCGCCGCCGAGCTGGCAACCGCGCCGGTCGAGCAGGGCTTGCCGCCTCGTGAAACCGGCCGCGCCCTCGCGGCCGGTGTAATCGTCCGCGAGCCGGTCGGCGTGGTCGCCTGCATCACGCCCTTCAACTTCCCGATGACGAACTGCGCGGGGAAGATCGGCCCGGCGCTCGCCTGCGGCAACACGGTGGTCGTGAAGCCGTCGCCCGTCGACCCCCTGGGCGTCGCCGAGCTCTGCCGGATCGTCGACGCGTTCCTGCCTCCGGGCGTGCTGAACTTCGTGAATGGCAGCGGGCCCGAGATCGGCGAGGCCCTCGTGCGCTCGCCCGACGTCGACATGATCTCGTTCACCGGCAGCACGGCCGTCGGCCGGCGCGTCAAGGAGGCGGCGGCCGCGCGCATGAAGCGGACGGTGCTCGAGCTCGGCGGCAAGTCGCCCAACATCATCTTCGCCGACTGCGACTTCGAGGGCGCGCTCGCGAGCGCGATGAGCGTCTGGACGTTCCACTCCGGGCAGGTCTGCATCGCCGGCACGCGCGTGCTGATCGAGGAGCGGATCTACGACGCGTTCACGCGTCGCCTGGCCGCCGCCGGCCCGACGCTCCGGATCGGCGACCCGCGCGAGCCCGGTGTCGTCGTCGGCCCGCTCGTCTCGGCGGCCCAGCGCACACGCGTCGAACGCTTCATCACCCGCGGCCGAGAAGAGGGGGCGACGGTCGCCTGCGGCGGCCGCCGCCCGTCGCACCTCACTCGGGGCTATTACGTGGAGCCGACGCTCTTCACCGGCGCGCGCAACGACATGACGATCGCGCGCGAGGAGATCTTCGGGCCGGTGATCACCGCGATCCCGTTCCGCGACGAGGCCGAGGCGATCGCGCTCGCCAACGACTCCGACTACGGGCTCTACGGCTACGTCTGGACCGGCGACGCCGCCCGCGGGTTGCGCGTCGCGCGCGCCGTGCGGACCGGGACGATGCAGATCAACGGCAGCCCGCTCAACCCCGACGCCCCGTTCGGCGGCTACAAGCTCTCCGGCGTCGGCCGTGTCGGCGGCCAGTGGGCGCTCGGGGCGTACAGCGAGCTGAAGTACATCGGGTGGATGACATGA